The Desulfovibrio sp. G11 region GGCACCAGAAGGTACGGTGCAGGCGATGAGGCTCGGAATCGGGGCTGAGGCGGCGCGTGGCCGTACTGGCGACCACATAGGAGCCGGAGTTGACCGTGGTTGCCAGAAAAATGGTGGACAGCAGGCAGTACGCCACCAGCACCACCTCCTTGAACGGCAATGTGCCGAGCACGGCAATCATGGCGGCTGGCCCGCCCTCGGCCTTGAGAATGCTTACGGCATCCAGAATGCCGGCATGCTGTACATAGAGGGAATAGGAGCCAAAGATGCCGTGCATCAGACAGCCGCCGGAGACCGTTCCCGTCATGCCCCACAAAATGATTTCACGCACGGTGCGGCCGCGTGAAATACGCGCAATGAACAGGCCCATAAAAGGACCAAAACCCGCCCAGAACAGGGCGTAAAAAATGGTCCAGTCCTGCGGAAAGCTGCCACCGCCCCAGGGGTCTGTCCAGAAGACCATGTTGGGGTAGTTGCCCAGCCATTTACCGAAGGCATTGGTGAAAATGTTGAAAAGCTGCACGGTCGGGCCGGCGAAGAAACAGTAAGCCGCCAGCAGCAGGGCCAAAATGACGTTGACGTCGCTCAGCCACTTGATGCCCTTGTCCAGCCCCCGGTACACGGTATAGCCCGCCACCAGACCGCTGAAGGCCAGAATGACGACCTGCGTGGTCAGGTTGGGACTGATGCCGAACACGCTTTGCAGTGCATAGGCCACTGTGGGCAAAGAAAGGCACATGGTCACGGCCGTACAGAACATGAGCCCCAGGATAAAGAACACGTCAATGCACAGGCCCAGCCAGCCGCGCGCCATGCGCTGGCCGATAATCATTTCTGTGGCCGTGCTGACCCGCAGGAAAGGCTCCTTGCGGATGTAGAACATGTAGGCAATGGGTAGCGCCGTAATCAGATAGGTGCACCAGGCGTTGGGTCCCCAGTGCATCAGCAGGTAGGCCAGCGCCCAGTCATAAGCCTGCGTGCTCATGGGGTCGGCGTACTGCGGCGGAATAAGTATGTTCCAGAGTGGCTCGGTAATGGCCCAGAACATGATGGCGCCGCCCACGCCGGAACAGAAAATCATGGCTAT contains the following coding sequences:
- a CDS encoding BCCT family transporter, which codes for MAEIKPTGASGENSAEDLRPDWKIFVPGLLIVLLISLPAVIVPKAAESVLTAIYQPFAANFGTLYLWITVGLIFLCFYFAFSRWGDIKFGEPDEKPQFALPSWIAMIFCSGVGGAIMFWAITEPLWNILIPPQYADPMSTQAYDWALAYLLMHWGPNAWCTYLITALPIAYMFYIRKEPFLRVSTATEMIIGQRMARGWLGLCIDVFFILGLMFCTAVTMCLSLPTVAYALQSVFGISPNLTTQVVILAFSGLVAGYTVYRGLDKGIKWLSDVNVILALLLAAYCFFAGPTVQLFNIFTNAFGKWLGNYPNMVFWTDPWGGGSFPQDWTIFYALFWAGFGPFMGLFIARISRGRTVREIILWGMTGTVSGGCLMHGIFGSYSLYVQHAGILDAVSILKAEGGPAAMIAVLGTLPFKEVVLVAYCLLSTIFLATTVNSGSYVVASTATRRLSPDSEPHRLHRTFWCLVQCILALGMICMGGLGVAKMFGNFSGALMALPSLLLTFCWLKIIRTDGPSVLRKYQTKL